A genomic region of Candidatus Dormiibacterota bacterium contains the following coding sequences:
- a CDS encoding alpha/beta hydrolase codes for MATLTTDIRRVQANGIDFAYLEAGPADGPLALCLHGFPDHAPTWRHLLPELAAAGWHAVAPWMRGYHPTGLAPDGQYQLATLCLDALALLDALGGDERAVIIGHDWGSLAACGAGMLEPARMARLVCMAVPQNALAFQKVISDWEQMKRSWYMWFFQLPGIYEMAISGDDCAAVENIWRDWSPGLAIDPEDMSQIRATLSRPEVFQAAMGYYRNTVDATTQSDELNLAQLTVTSETLGTPVLFVAGADDGLFVPEAFREGAEYCTAECRVEVLDGCGHFMHQERPAEVNRLILGFIGGAG; via the coding sequence ATGGCCACGCTGACCACGGACATCCGCCGCGTCCAGGCCAACGGGATCGACTTCGCCTACCTGGAGGCGGGCCCGGCGGACGGGCCGCTCGCCCTCTGCCTGCACGGCTTCCCCGACCACGCCCCCACCTGGCGCCACCTCCTCCCGGAGCTCGCGGCGGCGGGGTGGCACGCGGTGGCACCGTGGATGCGCGGCTACCATCCCACCGGCCTCGCCCCCGACGGCCAGTACCAGCTGGCCACCCTCTGCCTGGATGCGCTGGCGCTGCTCGACGCGCTCGGCGGCGACGAGCGCGCGGTGATCATCGGGCACGACTGGGGTTCGCTCGCCGCCTGCGGCGCGGGCATGCTCGAGCCCGCGCGGATGGCCCGCCTGGTCTGCATGGCGGTTCCCCAGAACGCCCTGGCGTTCCAGAAGGTGATCTCCGACTGGGAGCAGATGAAGCGCTCCTGGTACATGTGGTTCTTCCAGCTGCCCGGCATCTACGAGATGGCGATCAGCGGCGACGACTGCGCCGCGGTCGAGAACATCTGGCGTGACTGGTCGCCGGGGCTGGCGATCGATCCCGAGGACATGAGCCAGATCCGGGCCACGCTGTCGCGGCCCGAGGTGTTCCAGGCGGCGATGGGGTACTACCGCAACACCGTCGACGCCACCACCCAGTCCGACGAGCTCAACCTCGCCCAGCTCACCGTCACCTCCGAGACCCTGGGGACCCCGGTGCTGTTCGTCGCCGGCGCGGACGACGGCCTCTTCGTCCCCGAGGCCTTCCGCGAGGGGGCGGAGTACTGCACCGCCGAGTGCCGGGTCGAGGTGCTCGACGGCTGCGGGCACTTCATGCACCAGGAGAGGCCCGCCGAGGTCAACCGGCTGATCCTCGGCTTCATCGGCGGGGCGGGTTAG
- a CDS encoding response regulator transcription factor, which yields MTVRMAPPGGVMVVDDHALVRAGVRSFLEADGRFRVAAEAGSVAEVRARLETLPESVSFLVVDIELRDGSGIDVIREARLRQPPLEVVVLTAFPDARTLHRALATGARGFVLKEAGGDALVTALACARDGQLYLDPRLGGAIATVLTIPDDIARQASDQRLLSLLAEGLTDKDIARILGRTPSGVSRDIAALLHRMGVSSRAAAVSQAVRTGIVV from the coding sequence GTGACCGTGCGGATGGCGCCCCCCGGCGGCGTGATGGTCGTCGACGACCACGCCCTGGTGCGTGCCGGGGTGCGCAGCTTCCTGGAGGCGGACGGCCGCTTCCGGGTGGCGGCAGAGGCGGGGAGCGTCGCCGAGGTGCGTGCCCGGCTCGAGACCCTCCCCGAGTCGGTCTCCTTCCTGGTGGTCGACATCGAGCTGCGCGACGGCTCGGGGATCGACGTCATCCGCGAGGCGCGGCTGCGCCAGCCGCCGCTCGAGGTGGTGGTGCTCACCGCCTTCCCCGACGCCCGCACCCTGCACCGCGCCCTCGCCACCGGCGCGCGCGGCTTCGTGCTGAAGGAGGCGGGGGGCGACGCCCTGGTCACCGCGCTGGCCTGCGCCCGCGACGGCCAGCTGTACCTCGACCCGCGGCTCGGCGGCGCCATCGCCACCGTGCTCACCATCCCGGACGACATCGCCCGCCAGGCGAGTGACCAGCGGCTGCTGTCGCTGCTCGCCGAGGGCCTCACGGACAAGGACATCGCCCGCATCCTGGGCAGGACCCCGTCGGGGGTCAGCCGCGACATCGCCGCGCTGCTCCACCGCATGGGTGTGAGCAGCCGCGCGGCGGCGGTGAGCCAGGCGGTGCGCACCGGGATCGTCGTGTGA
- a CDS encoding LLM class F420-dependent oxidoreductase produces MLVGLQVPSFTWPDGHEHIGENFARIAERAEEAGLTSLWVMDHLFQISMVGPPENEMLEGWTALAYAAGRTRRIRLGTMVTGVTYRHPGVLVKIATTLDVLSGGRSYFGIGAAWNEEEHRGLGIPYPPLGERMDRLEETLQIARQMWAGDDSPYHGRHYQLERPLCSPPPIQRPHPPILIGGGGERRTLRMVAQYGDACNLFASGDMAVLDHKLAVLRGHCEAVGRPYAEIEKTSLGTIHLTRDGRDGSMDAAAAIHHFETLAERGIDHAIVNMANVIDAEPFEVLAAEVIPAVAKLRVAGR; encoded by the coding sequence GTGCTAGTTGGACTGCAGGTACCGAGCTTCACGTGGCCGGACGGCCACGAGCACATCGGCGAGAACTTCGCGCGGATCGCGGAGCGCGCCGAGGAGGCGGGCCTCACCAGCCTGTGGGTGATGGACCACCTCTTCCAGATCTCGATGGTGGGGCCGCCCGAGAACGAGATGCTCGAGGGCTGGACCGCGCTCGCCTACGCCGCCGGGCGCACCCGGCGGATCCGGCTGGGGACGATGGTCACCGGCGTCACCTACCGCCACCCCGGGGTGCTGGTGAAGATCGCCACCACCCTCGACGTCCTCTCGGGGGGCCGCTCCTACTTCGGGATCGGGGCCGCCTGGAACGAGGAGGAGCACCGCGGCCTGGGCATCCCCTACCCGCCGCTCGGCGAGCGCATGGACCGTCTCGAGGAGACCCTCCAGATCGCCCGGCAGATGTGGGCGGGCGACGACAGCCCCTACCACGGGCGTCACTACCAGCTGGAGCGGCCGCTCTGCTCGCCCCCGCCGATCCAGCGCCCCCACCCGCCGATCCTCATCGGCGGCGGGGGTGAGCGGCGGACGCTGCGGATGGTGGCCCAGTACGGCGACGCCTGCAACCTCTTCGCCTCCGGCGACATGGCCGTCCTCGACCACAAGCTGGCGGTGCTCCGCGGCCACTGCGAGGCGGTGGGGAGGCCCTACGCCGAGATCGAGAAGACCAGCCTCGGCACCATCCACCTCACCCGCGACGGGCGCGACGGCAGCATGGACGCCGCCGCCGCGATCCACCACTTCGAGACCCTCGCGGAGCGCGGCATCGACCACGCCATCGTCAACATGGCCAACGTGATCGACGCGGAGCCCTTCGAGGTGCTCGCCGCCGAGGTGATCCCCGCGGTGGCGAAGCTGCGGGTGGCGGGGCGGTAG
- a CDS encoding NDMA-dependent alcohol dehydrogenase codes for MKMEAAVLWGLNQPWSVEEVELDGPSEGEVLVRLASSGLCHSDEHLVTGDIPIPFPVVGGHEGAGVVEEVGPNVREVARGDHVVLSFLPACGRCTWCASGHSNLCDLGANIILGPQLDGTCRFHARGEDVGQMCLLGTFSPYTVVPAASLVKIDDDIPLRVASLVGCGVTTGFGTAVNSAGVRPGDTVVVMGIGGVGANAVQGARCAGAQHIIALDPVPFKREKAEELGATHTAADYDEAWAIVSELTRGQLAQSCLITTDVAEGAYIRQALSLVGKRGRVVVTSVAHPEDTTADMSLFELTMYEKEVRGALFGSSNAQVEIPRILNLYRQGQVKLDELVTTTYALRDINQGYEDMRSGRNIRGMITYE; via the coding sequence ATGAAGATGGAAGCCGCGGTCCTGTGGGGGCTGAACCAGCCGTGGAGCGTCGAGGAGGTCGAGCTCGACGGGCCCTCCGAGGGTGAGGTGCTGGTCCGGCTCGCCAGCTCCGGGCTGTGTCACTCCGACGAGCACCTGGTCACCGGCGACATCCCGATCCCCTTCCCCGTGGTCGGAGGTCACGAGGGCGCCGGGGTGGTCGAGGAGGTCGGCCCCAACGTCCGCGAGGTCGCTCGCGGAGACCACGTCGTGCTCTCCTTCCTGCCCGCCTGCGGTCGCTGCACCTGGTGCGCGAGCGGCCACAGCAACCTCTGCGACCTCGGCGCCAACATCATCCTCGGGCCCCAGCTCGACGGCACCTGCCGCTTCCACGCCCGTGGCGAGGACGTCGGGCAGATGTGCCTGCTCGGCACCTTCAGCCCCTACACCGTGGTGCCCGCGGCGTCGCTTGTGAAGATCGACGACGACATCCCACTCAGGGTCGCGTCGCTGGTCGGCTGCGGCGTGACCACCGGCTTCGGCACCGCGGTGAACAGCGCCGGCGTGCGTCCCGGCGACACCGTGGTGGTGATGGGCATCGGCGGCGTCGGCGCCAACGCGGTGCAGGGCGCGCGCTGCGCCGGCGCCCAGCACATCATCGCCCTCGACCCGGTGCCCTTCAAGCGCGAGAAGGCCGAGGAGCTCGGCGCGACCCACACCGCCGCCGACTACGACGAGGCGTGGGCGATCGTCAGCGAGCTGACCCGCGGCCAGCTCGCCCAGAGCTGCCTGATCACCACCGACGTCGCCGAGGGGGCGTACATCCGCCAGGCGCTCAGCCTGGTGGGGAAGCGGGGCAGGGTGGTGGTCACCTCGGTGGCCCACCCCGAGGACACCACCGCGGACATGTCGCTGTTCGAGCTGACCATGTACGAGAAGGAGGTGAGGGGCGCGCTCTTCGGCTCCTCGAACGCCCAGGTCGAGATCCCGCGGATCCTCAACCTCTACCGCCAGGGACAGGTGAAGCTCGACGAGCTGGTGACCACCACCTACGCGCTGCGCGACATCAACCAGGGCTACGAGGACATGCGGAGCGGCAGGAACATCCGCGGCATGATCACCTACGAGTGA
- a CDS encoding MFS transporter produces MGGSGPRSDRLTLAAASLGYFAVILATTVVNVALTRIGAGLGAGVSALQWVVDAYNLAFAGTLLTAGALGDRLGGRRVLAAGFAVFGAASLLSAAAPAAGALALLQGVAGLGAAMVLPASMRVLSHAVTGTAERARRIALWGGSGGAGIAVGPLAGGLLVGAADWRAVFLLTGGLGLLGLLLSLLCPASAGDRAGSAPGYGLDLGGQLLAILGSGALTFALIEGGDLGWGSAPVLGAFAAAAAAGAAFVAVERRGRSPMLPLGLFRARSFSATAAVGVLLNLGLYGQIFVMALYFERVRGYSPLLTGLTFLPMTLSVVGANLLAGRLVTGIGPRRLVVTGLAAAAAGLAALATMGPATAYPAMVLPLLAVGGGWGLVVPPLTTALVGSVPPQRIGIAAGVFNAARQVGGVVGVALFGSLLAGGSFVGGMRVALGIAAAALLAAGALALGFIDTRLDAEAAP; encoded by the coding sequence GTGGGGGGATCCGGGCCGCGCTCCGACCGACTGACGCTGGCGGCGGCCAGCCTCGGCTACTTCGCGGTCATCCTCGCCACGACGGTGGTGAACGTCGCCCTCACCCGCATCGGCGCCGGCCTCGGCGCCGGGGTGTCGGCGCTGCAGTGGGTGGTCGACGCCTACAACCTCGCCTTCGCCGGCACCCTGCTCACCGCCGGCGCCCTCGGCGACCGCCTCGGCGGCCGCAGGGTTCTCGCCGCCGGCTTCGCCGTCTTCGGCGCCGCCTCGCTGCTCTCCGCCGCCGCCCCCGCCGCCGGGGCCCTCGCGCTCCTCCAGGGGGTTGCCGGCCTGGGGGCCGCGATGGTGCTGCCCGCCTCGATGCGGGTGCTCAGCCACGCGGTCACCGGCACCGCCGAGCGGGCCCGCCGCATCGCCCTCTGGGGTGGGAGCGGCGGCGCCGGCATCGCCGTCGGGCCGCTCGCCGGCGGGCTGCTGGTGGGCGCCGCCGACTGGCGCGCCGTCTTCCTGCTCACCGGCGGCCTGGGTCTCCTCGGGCTGCTGCTGAGCCTGCTCTGCCCCGCCTCCGCGGGCGACCGCGCCGGCTCCGCGCCGGGCTACGGTCTCGACCTCGGTGGCCAGCTGCTGGCGATCCTCGGCAGCGGCGCGCTCACCTTCGCGCTCATCGAGGGCGGCGACCTCGGCTGGGGCTCGGCGCCGGTGCTCGGCGCCTTCGCGGCCGCCGCCGCCGCCGGTGCCGCCTTCGTCGCCGTCGAGCGGCGGGGGCGCAGCCCGATGCTGCCGCTGGGGCTCTTCCGGGCGCGGTCCTTCTCCGCCACCGCGGCGGTGGGGGTCCTGCTCAACCTCGGCCTCTACGGGCAGATCTTCGTGATGGCGCTGTACTTCGAGCGGGTGCGCGGGTACTCGCCGCTGCTCACCGGGCTCACCTTCCTGCCGATGACCCTCAGCGTGGTCGGCGCCAACCTGCTCGCCGGCCGGCTGGTCACCGGCATCGGGCCGCGGCGGCTGGTGGTCACCGGCCTGGCCGCCGCCGCCGCCGGCCTCGCCGCCCTCGCCACCATGGGCCCGGCCACCGCCTACCCGGCGATGGTGCTGCCGCTGCTCGCGGTGGGCGGCGGCTGGGGCCTGGTGGTGCCGCCGCTCACCACCGCGCTGGTGGGCTCGGTCCCGCCCCAGCGCATCGGCATCGCCGCCGGGGTGTTCAACGCCGCCCGCCAGGTCGGCGGGGTGGTGGGCGTCGCCCTCTTCGGCTCGCTGCTCGCCGGCGGCTCCTTCGTCGGCGGCATGCGGGTGGCGCTGGGCATCGCCGCCGCCGCGCTGCTCGCCGCCGGGGCGCTCGCCCTCGGCTTCATCGACACCCGGCTGGACGCCGAGGCTGCCCCCTGA
- a CDS encoding alpha/beta hydrolase, with protein sequence MGGSRTAALLGATALAGAAAALAGVARAGRSEERRLRDDPEYVELNRPLVGRSRTVVSADGTRLHAEVYGAETAPTLLLVHGWTCARRIWHPQIVELSRDFRIVAFDLRGHGDSGPGEFSTDALADDLSAVLASCLPAGERAVLVGHSMGAMSVLAWAERHPAEVDRVAGAVLVSTGIGDLVVESRLLPLPRTLVRTRRLVGAGILTAPPIPLPLLAPISRRGVRYITLGATATPAQVAFCHEVVISCRPDTWTGWGRVLGRLDLGSAVERLNVPTLVMVGEEDRLTPPSHARRLERALPRPAGLVLVPGAGHMLTLEAADEVNRRIRELAGALLGTAVLER encoded by the coding sequence ATGGGAGGATCGCGCACCGCCGCGCTGCTCGGGGCGACCGCGCTCGCCGGGGCGGCCGCCGCCCTCGCCGGGGTGGCCCGGGCGGGCCGGAGCGAGGAGCGCCGCCTCCGTGACGACCCCGAGTACGTCGAGCTCAACCGGCCGCTGGTGGGACGGTCGCGCACGGTGGTGTCGGCGGACGGCACCCGGCTCCACGCCGAGGTCTACGGCGCCGAGACCGCCCCCACCCTCCTGCTCGTCCACGGCTGGACCTGCGCTCGGCGCATCTGGCACCCGCAGATCGTCGAGCTCTCCCGGGACTTCCGCATCGTCGCCTTCGACCTCCGCGGCCACGGCGACAGCGGGCCGGGCGAGTTCTCCACCGACGCGCTCGCCGACGACCTCTCCGCGGTGCTCGCCTCCTGCCTCCCGGCCGGCGAGCGGGCGGTGCTGGTGGGACACTCGATGGGCGCGATGTCGGTGCTGGCCTGGGCCGAGCGCCATCCCGCCGAGGTCGACCGCGTCGCCGGCGCGGTCCTGGTGAGCACCGGCATCGGCGACCTGGTCGTCGAGTCCCGGCTGCTCCCCCTCCCCCGCACCCTGGTGCGCACCCGGCGGCTGGTCGGCGCCGGGATTCTCACGGCGCCGCCGATCCCCCTGCCGCTGCTGGCTCCGATCTCGCGCCGCGGCGTCCGGTACATCACCCTCGGCGCCACCGCCACCCCGGCGCAGGTGGCCTTCTGCCACGAGGTCGTCATCTCGTGCCGCCCCGACACCTGGACCGGCTGGGGGCGGGTCCTCGGCCGCCTCGACCTCGGCAGCGCGGTCGAGCGGCTGAACGTGCCCACCCTGGTGATGGTCGGGGAGGAGGACCGGCTCACCCCGCCCTCGCACGCCCGGCGGCTGGAGCGAGCCCTCCCCCGCCCGGCGGGCCTGGTGCTGGTGCCCGGGGCCGGCCACATGCTCACCCTGGAGGCGGCCGACGAGGTGAACCGCCGGATCCGCGAGCTCGCTGGCGCGCTCCTGGGGACGGCCGTCCTCGAGCGCTGA
- a CDS encoding phage holin family protein, producing MPELLKQLAQEGSTLVRQEIDLAKAEVGQKVGIVKEIAPAAAGIVRKDLALAGREVSSTAKTMGIGVAALAAAGVVGLVALGMVAATLTAVIAVWLPVWTAALIVTVFLILVVGLLALTGVGRLKAAMPLLPAETVSTLKQDVEAIRGKVMQAFPPVPRQTVETVKEDVAMVKEEIGVLRDSVAGHPPATTSNGSAPAAELTGRTPTPAGLSEEARQWLEQRRS from the coding sequence TTGCCCGAGCTGCTCAAGCAGCTCGCCCAGGAGGGCAGCACCCTGGTCCGCCAGGAGATCGACCTGGCCAAGGCCGAGGTCGGCCAGAAGGTCGGCATCGTCAAGGAAATCGCCCCGGCGGCGGCGGGGATCGTCAGGAAGGATCTCGCCCTCGCCGGCCGCGAGGTGTCGTCCACGGCGAAGACGATGGGGATCGGCGTCGCCGCCCTCGCCGCGGCGGGGGTGGTCGGTCTGGTCGCGCTCGGAATGGTCGCGGCCACGCTCACCGCCGTCATCGCCGTGTGGCTGCCGGTCTGGACCGCCGCCCTGATCGTCACCGTGTTCCTCATCCTCGTCGTCGGGCTGCTGGCGCTGACCGGCGTGGGCCGGTTGAAGGCCGCCATGCCGCTGCTGCCCGCCGAGACGGTGAGCACCCTGAAGCAGGACGTCGAGGCGATCAGGGGCAAGGTGATGCAGGCGTTCCCGCCGGTGCCCCGGCAGACCGTCGAGACCGTCAAGGAGGACGTCGCGATGGTCAAGGAGGAGATCGGCGTGCTCAGGGACAGCGTGGCCGGCCATCCCCCCGCCACCACCTCCAACGGGAGCGCCCCGGCCGCCGAGCTGACCGGCCGCACCCCGACCCCCGCCGGCCTCAGCGAGGAGGCGCGGCAGTGGCTCGAGCAGAGACGGTCCTGA
- a CDS encoding long-chain fatty acid--CoA ligase encodes MQSTMPGRPLTVGSLLEYGLAVYADSEVVTFDGDRTRRATYREVGAGAARLANALRRLGVVEGDRVGTLCWNTQEHFEAYLGVPSMGAVLHTLNLRLFPEQLAYIIDHAEDRVILVDDSLVPVLARVLKDLTTVETVIVIGDGDASALGDVLRHSELVAAEPDTFAWPEMDERSAAAMCYTSGTTGNPKGVVYSHRSTYLHSMASAMGNCFAMSQYDRVLPIVPMFHANCWGLPYTSWMAGADLILPGRFLQAEPMVRLMEAERPTIAGAVPTILNDILRYLETHPADLSSLRVVLSGGSAVPLTLQQKYQERHGITIMQAWGMTETSPLAAVSRPPKNGAPEDAWRYRGKSGRLSAGVEVRHVADDGTVLPWDGESVGEIEVRGNWITGAYHRDPAPDRFDGGWLRTGDVGTIDERGFIQLTDRAKDVIKSGGEWISSMDLEAAIMAHPAVVEAAVIAVKDDRWDERPLACVVVEPDRAVTVEELRCFLEGRVARWWVPERWAFVSEVPKTSVGKFDKKVLRARLGEGALDILGTEAVGR; translated from the coding sequence ATGCAGAGCACGATGCCGGGGCGCCCGCTGACCGTCGGCTCGCTGCTGGAGTACGGGCTCGCGGTCTACGCGGACAGCGAGGTGGTCACCTTCGACGGAGACCGCACCCGCCGCGCCACCTATCGCGAGGTGGGCGCCGGCGCCGCCCGTCTCGCCAACGCGCTGCGGCGCCTCGGTGTCGTCGAGGGTGACCGTGTCGGCACCCTGTGCTGGAACACCCAGGAACATTTCGAGGCGTACCTCGGGGTGCCCTCGATGGGCGCGGTCCTGCACACCCTCAATCTGCGGCTGTTCCCCGAGCAGCTCGCCTACATCATCGACCACGCCGAGGACCGGGTGATCCTCGTCGACGACTCCCTGGTGCCGGTGCTGGCGCGCGTCCTGAAGGACCTGACCACCGTCGAGACGGTCATCGTCATCGGCGACGGCGACGCCTCCGCGCTCGGCGACGTGCTGCGCCACTCGGAGCTGGTCGCGGCCGAGCCGGACACGTTCGCCTGGCCGGAGATGGACGAGCGCAGCGCGGCGGCGATGTGCTACACGAGCGGCACCACCGGCAATCCCAAGGGTGTCGTCTACAGCCACCGCTCGACCTACCTGCACTCGATGGCGTCGGCGATGGGCAACTGCTTCGCGATGAGCCAGTACGACCGGGTGCTGCCCATCGTCCCGATGTTCCACGCCAACTGCTGGGGCCTTCCCTACACCTCGTGGATGGCGGGCGCCGACCTCATCCTGCCGGGCCGCTTCCTCCAGGCCGAGCCGATGGTCCGGCTGATGGAGGCGGAGCGGCCGACCATCGCGGGCGCGGTGCCGACCATCCTCAACGACATCCTCCGGTACCTCGAGACCCACCCCGCCGACCTGTCGTCGCTGCGGGTGGTGCTCAGCGGCGGGTCGGCGGTGCCGCTGACGCTGCAGCAGAAGTACCAGGAGCGGCACGGCATCACCATCATGCAGGCGTGGGGGATGACCGAGACCAGCCCGCTCGCCGCCGTCTCCCGCCCCCCCAAGAACGGCGCACCCGAGGACGCGTGGCGCTACCGCGGAAAGTCGGGCCGGCTCTCCGCCGGGGTCGAGGTGCGCCATGTCGCCGACGACGGCACCGTGCTGCCCTGGGACGGCGAGTCGGTGGGGGAGATCGAGGTGCGGGGCAACTGGATCACCGGCGCCTACCACCGCGATCCAGCGCCCGACCGTTTCGACGGCGGCTGGCTGCGCACCGGCGACGTCGGCACCATCGACGAGCGCGGCTTCATCCAGCTGACTGATCGTGCCAAGGATGTCATCAAGTCGGGCGGCGAGTGGATCTCCTCGATGGACCTCGAGGCCGCGATCATGGCCCACCCGGCGGTGGTCGAGGCGGCGGTGATCGCGGTGAAGGACGACCGCTGGGACGAGCGCCCGCTCGCCTGCGTGGTCGTCGAACCCGACCGCGCCGTGACCGTCGAGGAGCTGCGCTGCTTCCTCGAGGGCAGGGTGGCGCGATGGTGGGTGCCGGAGCGCTGGGCCTTCGTGAGCGAGGTCCCGAAGACCAGCGTCGGCAAGTTCGACAAGAAGGTGCTGCGCGCACGGCTGGGCGAGGGTGCACTCGACATCCTCGGGACAGAGGCCGTGGGTCGCTGA
- a CDS encoding GAF domain-containing protein, producing MTAPPTPNGSAMETVRLLAGILRHLNSGETAPARVVEEVVRVASEHLGFSRTALFAVDRDGFIRGLCGYGVSSDQIRAVAEAIPDIPVIEQAVVCGHTVHSEDVPAEGSVPEHLIETFELASLTVAPLYSEQRLVGILCADRGASVHYPLGEDERVIVDAFASQVALALRIAQLVAEDTDAARQSERLRIAGRLHDSVAQLFYVIGAECARARVGAPPELSPVISRIEQLAARGGREVRGAIDSMEGLVAADGEPHRLGELLGGLRELYQCEITLVGDWSRLAVGQAVWDVVLGAVREGVANAVRHGSARHVVLWLQASQDRLVVEVRDDGQARPVEPRPAGGGFGLAALRRRLEPLDGELLLAENDDGGHTLRIGLRGTPAEAAKA from the coding sequence GTGACCGCGCCACCAACCCCCAACGGCTCCGCCATGGAGACGGTGCGTCTGCTCGCGGGGATCCTGCGGCACCTGAACAGCGGGGAGACGGCGCCGGCGCGGGTGGTGGAGGAGGTGGTGCGGGTCGCCTCCGAGCACCTGGGGTTCTCCCGCACCGCGCTCTTTGCGGTCGACCGCGACGGATTCATCCGCGGGCTCTGCGGCTACGGCGTGTCCAGTGACCAGATCCGCGCCGTCGCCGAGGCGATCCCGGACATCCCGGTGATCGAGCAGGCGGTGGTCTGCGGGCACACCGTCCACTCCGAGGACGTGCCCGCCGAGGGCTCGGTTCCCGAGCACCTCATCGAGACCTTCGAGCTGGCCTCGCTGACGGTGGCGCCGCTCTACTCGGAGCAGCGGCTGGTGGGCATCCTCTGCGCCGACCGCGGGGCCTCGGTCCACTACCCGCTCGGCGAGGACGAGCGGGTGATCGTCGACGCCTTCGCCAGCCAGGTGGCGCTGGCGCTGCGCATCGCCCAGCTGGTCGCGGAGGACACCGACGCGGCCCGGCAGAGCGAGCGCCTGCGCATCGCCGGCCGGCTGCACGACAGCGTCGCCCAGCTCTTCTACGTGATCGGCGCCGAGTGCGCGCGCGCCCGGGTGGGAGCGCCGCCGGAGCTGTCGCCGGTGATCTCACGCATCGAGCAGCTCGCCGCGCGAGGTGGCCGCGAGGTGCGCGGCGCCATCGACTCGATGGAGGGACTGGTGGCGGCCGACGGCGAGCCCCACCGGCTCGGCGAGCTGCTCGGCGGCCTGCGCGAGCTCTACCAGTGCGAGATCACCCTGGTCGGCGACTGGTCGCGGCTCGCCGTCGGCCAGGCGGTGTGGGACGTGGTGCTCGGCGCGGTGCGCGAGGGGGTGGCCAATGCGGTGCGGCACGGCTCGGCACGGCACGTCGTGCTCTGGCTGCAGGCCTCGCAGGACCGCCTGGTGGTCGAGGTGCGCGACGACGGCCAGGCGCGGCCGGTCGAGCCGCGCCCGGCTGGCGGCGGGTTCGGCCTGGCCGCGCTCCGTCGCCGCCTCGAGCCCCTCGACGGCGAGCTGCTCCTCGCCGAGAACGACGATGGCGGCCACACCCTGCGGATCGGGCTGCGGGGGACGCCCGCGGAGGCGGCGAAAGCGTGA
- a CDS encoding GlsB/YeaQ/YmgE family stress response membrane protein, translated as MGHLIAWLLVGLIAGALAGRVVEGGGFGILGDIVVGLVGAFIGGLILHALTRSDVAGSFIGECIVAFVGACILLAVLRRLGRGSRGGRGATAAFRR; from the coding sequence ATGGGTCATCTGATCGCCTGGCTGCTCGTCGGCCTGATCGCGGGGGCGCTCGCCGGGCGCGTCGTCGAAGGCGGAGGCTTCGGCATCCTCGGCGACATCGTCGTGGGGCTGGTGGGCGCGTTCATCGGCGGCCTCATCCTCCACGCCCTCACCCGCAGCGACGTGGCCGGCAGCTTCATCGGCGAATGCATCGTCGCGTTCGTCGGCGCCTGCATCCTGCTCGCGGTGCTGCGCAGGTTGGGACGTGGTTCCCGCGGCGGCAGGGGGGCGACGGCCGCATTCCGGCGCTGA